CGTTTTTGTTTCGTCTCATGACTGACGCATCAGCTTGACCCTGTCATCCATCAGAGTGGAGATATCTACGTCTATGTGTTGGAATGTCGGGACAACTGCTGTGTCTGTTAAAGCTCCTCAACAGAGAGCTGGGATTGaggactgtgtttttattgacatCTTCTGTGCTCTGTGTTAAATATTGTTTCCAGTACTGCTAGAGAAACCCTCTACAACACACACGGTAATACgaggtaaaagaaaatgacaaaaaaattcctaaataaacaaatgtgtggCCACAGTCTTAAAGAAAATAAGGCTTTATTGCATAATAAGCAAGTATGACAGCTTCATACATgtcaggggagagaaaaacaaaggacTTGATGCACTGAAAACGCATATACAAAACATATGTACACATACTTTGAAACGTATTTAGGAGTTTTTTgccaaaagaagaaaagttgaGGGggaaaaattaaatattaacaaaCAGTGGAATGCTTTGTGAGAAAAAAATACTGTCAAAGAGAACTGAAGTGCAACAAAACACTTACACATGTCAAGAGAGAGCTTATACGTATCTGAGAATATatacattgaaatataaaaatgcatgCATAGTTTATTATGTTGCGGTATTTTTGGGGTACCAAGTCAAAAAAAGAggcgaaaaaaaaaactatataacaCATTTGTAGAAATCTTTTGCTCTCACGTGCCCGTTATGTACAAAGTTATTTTGGACACGGCTGGCTTTGCATTACAattcagacaaataaaataaaaagtatatttaaagtagcaagaaaaaagaaattctgCAGAAGGTGATTTAATAAGCGGGATTCAGATACGCAGTTAATCTATTGGGTTTGGATCAGATTAGAAGACACACAGTTGTGTCACtaaagacataaaacaaaacccaaacatCAGTACTCTCCTTCTGCTGAACCTTTACCAAAGAGTTCGGTAaaagatttgaaatgtttaaattgttCTTTTGCCAAAATTCAAACTATAAAATActgatttaaagattttatctttggaggtaaaataaaataagggaATGAATTTACCGAATCCATCAAGGACCCAACAACAAGCCAGGCTCGTTTCATGTGTCAATAAGGCCTAAAGATACAGTATCTGATCAATCTAAGGACACACGTATGCAAATggtgaaattatatttataaattatcTCCAATTAACTGGACagaatttgaaatgatttacggtttaaaaaaatgtgGCAAGACACTTGAAATTGCAAGAAGCAAATAAttgttgaaatgtattttctgtgtttttgcataTTAAGGTGGAATCTTAATAGAAATGTTCAAACATTTCAGAAGAAAAAAGGGACGAATCTTTCTGAGATTCACAAGAAAGGCTTTTTGAGCCGAGAGATCTGACATAACTGTCGATGCTCTGTTCAATGGCAAAGGTGACGTCAATAGtgatagaaataaatacaaaaaaaacatttgttacaATGTTGAAGTAAATATTTGCTGTATTAATCAATACTCTGTTATTTTAGAACTGTGATTTAAAGGATATGTTTTGTTTGGCAAACCTTTTCTGAGTATACCAAGAGTTTAGTAATAATACTGCTGCCACCTACTGTTCATGCAGCGTAATTCCATTTCTAATAATGGCTCAaagaaaattgtgaaaagtagCAGGCAGGTGAACTATCCAAACTGTTATTGATTTGTGATTGATTTCTCAAGGTATTTctccagagacacacacattcacgtcTGCAGGAGAGACAAGCCGCTCTTTCACCTGACCCGCACggagaaaaagcacaaacatgCTCCACACGGAAAGATCAGGTCCGAGATTAAATCCCAGGggataaaagaatgaaatgtgaaaacacactgatcaGGAGGAATCGTCCTCAGTTTTTGAAACAGGCCGACACACATCCTCTCCCTGTCGTGAGGTGAGTTTGAACCCAAATCTACACATTTCCATAACCTTCAACTGCCACGAGGAAACCTCAAGGTGAACGTGGAGTCGCTTCTACCTGCGTCTGCTTCCCACCGAGGCCACATCAGCTGTATCGGTCCTCAGGCTTGAGTTAAGTACCGCTGTCGTCATCTGCCACATCGTATAGGGTCAAAGGTCGTGAGCCCGTGATCAGATGAGGCGGGAATTCTTGAGGAACTGGATGAGGACCTGGTAGACAAACTTGTACTGGGAGATGGTCTGAACCATCAGCATCCGCTGATGCCTGAGCTCCGACAACATGTGGGGAACCTCCATTGGCtgaagtgagaggaggaagagaaaacagacagtgaTTGAAAAACGAGaaatatacaaagaaaaaagaagaaaagtgagaAACAACAGTGTGTAGTGTAAAACGTATTCTGCTGAAAAAGACACTCAGGACATTTAAGTGAGGACAAGAAAGTATGTAAAGAAAGATGTCTCTGAACCAAACTTAAACTTGACTAGAATCCCAACCTGAGTCTTGAATTCTGCAACCCTGACTGTGACCCCCCTCTGCACACGCACCTCATTGTGCTCCAGGCAGCTGATCATGAGCTCGGTGAGGATGACCACGCCGGTGCGACCCACCCCGGCGCTACAGTGCACGACCACGGGGGGGTTGAGGCTCTTTGAGGTGTCCAGCATGGAGTTAGTGTGTCTCCTTACAGACTGGATCTCCTCCAGGTACGCTGCATGAAAGAAGACAGAGATAAGGGTAAGACGTGAGAGGGAATATGAATATAACAGTTGTTATAACCTGGAAAGTGAACAGGcatatttccaaaaatgtcgAATTActcctttattatttttatatataatattaaataatgaagtcagtgtttgtttcatcaCTTCTTATTGCTTCTCGAaaattgatgatgaaaatgacaCAGTCCCACTCACAGAGAAATCCCACGACGTATTCAGGACAGCCCTGCTCAGGCCAGTCCGTGTACTGCAGGTGCCAGACCGTCCTCTCCTGGCCAGACAGCAGGtgtttgacctttaaccccGTGGTGGCGTAGCAGCCCGAGTCCGTGCGGAACTTGGTGGTCACCTTGAACTTGCCGTGCGTGGCCGAGTTGTGTTTGGAGCCCAGTTTGGGCCAGTAGCGGTGACTCTTGGACCGGCCACCCTCCTGCACGGAGGACGAAGATTGATCGGTGATTGGATCAGGGAAAATAGAcatacactctcacactcatcgtatttcacacacacagacgagcgGCAGCTGTCCGCACGCTGAAAAATATCCACATGTGGGTGTgccatgtgtgtgcgtgtacctCTTCTGCAGTAACCATGGCGATGACGTTGACCCCTTGCTCCCAGACCATCTGCCAGAAGTCGGCACAGGTGTTGGCGAGCGGTCCCTGGGTGGCGATGTAGTGCCACTCCTCCCCTCTGATCATCACctgggaaaacacacaccaacaatcAATCACTGCACATGTGAAGTATACAGTCTGCAGTgcaaacaaaatgcaaataGAGTCACATTTTAGCCTGAGTaagaaatttatttaaaatttaaaatatattacatttaagaCCCCGACAATAACCTGATCCACCACTGGAGGGCAGCAGAAACCCCTCTtatgtttctctcctttctctctcatttataaaactatcaactcctcttctctcactttctttagTTTGTCCCTCATTAATAATCATCAGGCCGCACACGGCACTGGAACACGTCCCATCTCTGATACACGTAGTGCCGTTACATCATGAGCATGTCCCTGCAGCTGATTCCACCTTGTGACTGTAAACACAGCATTAGGAGACTGATGGGGGGGTAAACAAGGCCTTTTGTTCTGCGGCAGCTACCTTAAATGACAggggcggtgtgtgtgtgtgtggggggggggtaagaGGGTTACACCGTGATAGGCGGCGATTCAGCGCGGCGATCGCAACCTGGATCGCGATTAGGCATACACGCGAAATGCAAACTCATGCATACGCACGAGCTTGTGTGCGCACACCATTTTGCGACTACGAATGAATAGAGGGGCTAGTGAGAGCAGCTCAGGCTGACTTAAGAGGGTTTTGGAGTTTGGATCGCATTCTTTGGGAATTCCACGAGCTCTGTGAGCTTAAAGGCCCAAACAGCCTTCAATAGCGGCCTTTCATCCTTTTCCCTCCGAGCCTTTCCCCCCCGCTTAGAAATGACCACAACAAAGACTCGCAAGAGAGAGCTGAGTGTATCAAGTTTATACACTTTGTTTCACTTCATGTTGTGTGATGCGTGTGCAGCAGAGACTGTGATTAACAGTCGAACACATGAATGTTGTGAAGCAGTTTGTGACATATTGTaactctaaatgttttttttcccagtctTTATGAATATTGTGCACTTTCACTACAATCTGACAGATTATCCACTgtaatgtctgtttgtgtcgGACTGCACTCATTCACTTGAGTGTGTTTTGCAGCATGTGATTTCATATCTTGAATTTATGATTGTCTAATTTTAAATTCAGATAGAGATTTAGATATTCATGGTTTCCAAACAGTGGTATACTGTATGCTACcaaaccccccacccctcatGGGAGAATGCAAGTGTAAATGATTCATTTTTACACTGTTTGTAAATTTTACACATTTGACCCCATTGAGCCCACCTTGATATGCGAGGCGTTAATGTAGCCCGTGTTGTTCTCCTTGTTGGGAACAAGCTCGACCCGATTCTCTTCGTAAGGAACCACGTCACGGAAGCGGTTGCGTTCCGTGTTCTCGGGCAGAGTCGCCGTGGCGAGGGCGCAGTTCGCCCTCTTCTTGGGCACCTGCTCGTACTCTGTGAAGACCCGCTCCTCTTCCAGCTTCAACTCCAAGGTCTTACactggagagacggagagaaagagaagaagaagaaaccgagaagaaagaggaggggagtggGGTGTTAGTCATTGAATACCAAGTAACACATTATTCAGGGGTTTCTCTTTCAGTCGCCCCTAAAGGGCTTTTATTCGTTTACATTCCACCACAGCTGAGAGACCATTCAGACCAGGAGAATCCAGAAATCTCCTGAAAACATACATCCACATCTCTTCCCTCACAACTGAATACAGACTTCAAACACTCGGAGCTTGTATAAAGCATCGCCGCAGCTGTAAAAGAGCAGAATATGCAGTGGTGGTATATAAAGCCTGGTTGggggctgtgtgtttgttaggcCAGTCATGTTTGAGAGAGCAGCATCACTGTCTGTGCAGCGCTCGGGTCACATTCTTAACATACCAGCGGGCCCAGAGGCGATAAGCACCACCATGCCACGCGTTCCACAGCCCACTTAGGGCTTGCCCCCGTTAGCTTAGCAACAGTCGGGACAAAGGCTGGTTTTCATGTCTCTGCGCtcaaaagggaggaaaacagaCCAGAACTCGAGAAgtaaattcattaaataaatgtgtgagagTTGTATTTTGAAAAGGAACAGCCAAACTTTTTTGTCAACAGGTGGACCTCcagtaataaaaaaagagaactgGTAAAAAGAGAACtggtaaaaagtcaaattagGGCTATTAGAGTTATTCTTCTTGAATGGAATGAATCCAGATTAGAAGTAGCCGTGTATATCCAGTAGGATATTTTCAGTCTGAATTGGTTCgtttaaaagtacaaaatatattaaaaaaattacaatatatgaTTAAAGTTTGTGTTAGTAAAACTGcaaataatgtattttgtaaggtagcacaaacaaaacagaggcttgaaatgatttcagttattattttttaaagttacttTCTGAAGCATAACTTTCAAAAGCACAGCGCAGCATCTTACCCGTTCGTCGGTAGAAGCCTTGGTGCCGTCCTCCAGGGAACTCTTGGTCGCCGGCATCCGAGCCACGTAGAGGCCGTTGAGGGCGGCCATCATCAGCGGCCGCTTCATGGAGTCCACAGACATCTTCTGCCTCTCCAGCGTCTTCAACAGAGAGGAGAATCCCGGAGTCAAGGTTACAGGTACCGGCAGCATCGCAAGACTGACTGACCTGCCATGGCTTGAGCGCAGTGCGGCGCGCACGTAAATGTGCGTGTGGAGAAGTGGGTGGGGAGAGTTTGACgtgcatgtgcacgtgtgcattacaatgtgtgtgtgtgtgtgtgtgtatgtgtgcgtgtgcgtgtgtgtgtgtgtgtgtgtgtgtgtgtgtgtgttctgtttgaAGGCTAAACCAGGCTGCACCAATCCCCTTGTATTCTGTCGAAAGGTGAAGCCCCGTCCTCTTTCTCACTGCCTCCAACTTTCCCTTCCATCCTTCCTTTGTCCTCCCtcatttttcattctttcctCCCTTCGTTCTTTTCCTTCCTACCTCCTCAGCCTCGGTGTCTTTACACACTGTCCCTCTGTCACCCTGACTCGTTCCCCGTCTACCAAACTCTGACCCAGATTGCACAGTCCCCTCCTTGCTCTGAGGATTACCTCTCCTAATCCACAATGCTATTAAACCTCCAGGACAGCTCCACCctgcccctctcctccacctccctcactCCCTGTGGGACAGTCAAAACAACAGCTTGGGTGTCACCAGGAGTACCCTCTATATGTACATGAGAAAAACCACTTGGTAGGAATGAGAGATGTTAGCTGGGAGTTTTGGATTGAGCAGAGAGATTTATCGTAACCAGAAGTGAGACGGATGATTTGAACTCGTACCTGGACTGTGCTGCTGTATCAAATGTTTGCTCCTTTAACAAACCTACACAAGTGCACCAACCCAAAGAGTAATCTGAGGGATTTATGAGGGTTTTAGCTGCATGGGGAGACTGAGAGCCGAGTGCTACCCTCTCAGGTGCTGAACCCTGGATTACTGCTAATCAGGAGCCATGAAATTAGCACGCAAACAACAGACTGCAACATTTCAGCGTACCACCAGTATGTTGGGTTATTTTACTATTTATCTtcaattcattttatatatatctcTAGATTTGATATGTATCGATATGTATATCATTTTCTGAGTAATCCATTTGccattttataaataataatatactaatataatatttacaataGTCGAATTAGCGAATGATGTTCTTACCCTCTGAGCGATTTCCCTCTCCACGATGCTGTCTTCCAGGGAGAACATCTCTGACACCGGCCTCTCTTTGACGGGCTCCTTCCTAACCCGCTCCTTCACACTGGTCAGGTCCGGCTCAGAGATGgatggacctaaaacacctccGTTCACCCCACCCTGGTCCCCTCGGGTCAGTGTCCCACCAGCACCTGCAACACAGCCTCCTCCAGgaccaccaccgccgccgcccTGGCTCGGCCCAGGTTTGAATGCTCGGCCCTGGGCATGGTTTGGGTCCATTGCTCCCTGGTTGCTCTGTGGTCCTTGATTGTGGTGGTGAGTGTGGTTGTGGGAGTGGTTGCGGATCTGAGCGTTGCTGGGAGGTCTGGGGGGACCCGGGTACTCTGGAGGGGGTTTGTTGGGCAGTTTGGCCAGAGCTGCCTGGAGCTGAGCGCTGATGCTGATGTCCTCGTTCAGGCCTGGGATTTGAACGTCCAGCTCAggcctctcttcttcctcctcctcctcttcttcgctCTCACTACTATGTATAAGCATGGTAGCATTAGAAAGAGTCTTTTGATGCTGGTAGGCCACCGCTGCAGGTGGTGCTACAGCAGCCTCGTGTGCTTTCTGGGCAGGTATCTGTTTGGGCACCTCCTTTGTCTGcggaggtggaggctggggcTGCGGTTGTTGCTGAGGGGTTTGGGGCTGGGGCATTGACTGGGGCTGAGGCGGCATCACGTGTTCTCTGAGAGTATTCCTCCGATGAAGCGGAGCATTCATGCCTTTCATCACCAagccctccatccctcctcctctcatgcTACTGATCACCTCCATACTGTGTCTCTTGCCCAGGGTGGAGCGGTGCTTAGCAGCTGCAGTCAACGGTTCGCTGACCTCCTGAAGGGACTGGTGCACAACAGCTGAGCTGTCCGGCTGAAAGGTCTTGACCGACAGCTGCACCATGCGGGTGACCAGCTCCGGACTGCTGCCCCCGATGCAGCGGTGGCGGTGGCTGGCGAGGTCCGGTGTACTGGTGGCCGGGCGGAAGGAGCTGGAGGGGTAAGGTGGAGGAGGTCGCGACATGTGGTTTCTCAGCATGTTGGCAGTAGCTGCATAGCTTCCCGCATTGGTGCCCTGTTGTTTGGTGTTTGCCAACTCAGGTGTGCTGACAGTGTGAGAGATGGAGGTTCCTACACCGCCGCCTCCACCACCGTTGACACAGGGTGAGTGACAGGGGCCCTGGCTGTTGGCTGGTCCTCCCTGATGAGGGCCATGGGACACTGGCTTACTGTAGCTGATCTGCAAGATggagaaaaataacagaaatttAGACAAGAGCAAGAAACCCAAAAATCAAAGAGTAGAACAATTTATTCAATCCAGCTCTACCTGTGGTGTGTAAGGTCCAGGGCTGGGCCCCAGGCCATGATAGGGGCCCCTCTCCCTCATCTCTGGCTGGCTGTACACCAGAGCTTCAGGCTGGCGGTAAGCACAGGCGTTACTGATGTTCAAACTGCGCAGCGACTGGCTGTGGAGATCGTGGTGCGCGGGGAGCATGCGCCGCTTCTGCCTCATGACGGCATCGTACTCAGGCGTGGGCCGGTAGGACGGAGCAATGATGGCGCTGTGGCGGTGGCTTGGGATGTAGTCAGGGCGCATAAGCTCACTGCCGGGGATGCTGAGGTTGGAGGAGATCGGCGAGGGCGGAACGAAGGTCTGGGAGTGGTTGAGGGAGCTCAGGCTGGGGCTGCTGTACATGCTTCCATTGGGCACGGTACCATTTCGGAAAGGATAGTCCGAGGGGCAGCGGTCCAGACTCGTTTCTGACTTGTAGTAGGGTTCATCATGGAAGATGCTGTCTAAAAAGCACAAGAGAAAGGACGTTTGAATAAAGAgagtaatgaaaaataaactgtggtgCTTAATGATTTTTAATGCACCAAATCAGTTTCTCCAGTATTCCTTGAAATGAAGCCAGTGCAGAACATGAAACATGATAAACTCAGAAAAGTGaatacatttaatgaaaaaaatgccTTTCTCAGTCACCAGTTCAAGAGCTGATTGAGAGAATTACAGCCATATCTCAAAAATCATCATTGTTGGTTTCTGGCTGCACAGAAGCACCAACTAACTTAGAAAAATATTCGGAATATTTCCTACCAGTGGGAACAGTATAGATTTGGAGGATGTTCTTCCCACAATAATGAAGGAGACAGAGCATGTCTTTATTTGACAATGGAGCGTTCTCTCATCTCGTGTGAACGGTCTCAAGCCCACAAACCGGCAGGCGCACACAATCtccgtccacgcagacagtgTGTGATGCCTGAGGTCACACTCCAGAAATGATCTCACACCCTCGCATAGTAGCAACAcccaga
This window of the Hippoglossus stenolepis isolate QCI-W04-F060 chromosome 20, HSTE1.2, whole genome shotgun sequence genome carries:
- the LOC118099686 gene encoding tyrosine-protein phosphatase non-receptor type 14 isoform X2; protein product: MPFRLKPWRTRRYNVLSKNYFVTRIRLLDSNVIECTLSVESTGQECLEAVAQRLELRETHFFGLWFQGKTQTPAQRWVELEKPLKKQLDKFGNEPLLFFGVMFYVPNVSRLEQEATRYQYYLQVKKELLDGRLHCTVEQGIRLAGLAVQADFGDFTQFMSQDFLREYVLFPVNWPNGDEVLEEWTQKVAEEHKSHCRMQAAQAELLYIKEVEKLDGFGQESFAAKDNYTNDIFIGVSFIGVFVKHRNGRSIMLHKWKDIGTIAHNKSAITVEITSKDDTIIFHMEDMEMAKYISRLFTARHKFYKQNKICAEPTHSPAPIRRRPTWTHRLSLSRPQSCNFQSMHSQYGEHYQDPQSSQDSIFHDEPYYKSETSLDRCPSDYPFRNGTVPNGSMYSSPSLSSLNHSQTFVPPSPISSNLSIPGSELMRPDYIPSHRHSAIIAPSYRPTPEYDAVMRQKRRMLPAHHDLHSQSLRSLNISNACAYRQPEALVYSQPEMRERGPYHGLGPSPGPYTPQISYSKPVSHGPHQGGPANSQGPCHSPCVNGGGGGGVGTSISHTVSTPELANTKQQGTNAGSYAATANMLRNHMSRPPPPYPSSSFRPATSTPDLASHRHRCIGGSSPELVTRMVQLSVKTFQPDSSAVVHQSLQEVSEPLTAAAKHRSTLGKRHSMEVISSMRGGGMEGLVMKGMNAPLHRRNTLREHVMPPQPQSMPQPQTPQQQPQPQPPPPQTKEVPKQIPAQKAHEAAVAPPAAVAYQHQKTLSNATMLIHSSESEEEEEEEEERPELDVQIPGLNEDISISAQLQAALAKLPNKPPPEYPGPPRPPSNAQIRNHSHNHTHHHNQGPQSNQGAMDPNHAQGRAFKPGPSQGGGGGGPGGGCVAGAGGTLTRGDQGGVNGGVLGPSISEPDLTSVKERVRKEPVKERPVSEMFSLEDSIVEREIAQRTLERQKMSVDSMKRPLMMAALNGLYVARMPATKSSLEDGTKASTDERCKTLELKLEEERVFTEYEQVPKKRANCALATATLPENTERNRFRDVVPYEENRVELVPNKENNTGYINASHIKVMIRGEEWHYIATQGPLANTCADFWQMVWEQGVNVIAMVTAEEEGGRSKSHRYWPKLGSKHNSATHGKFKVTTKFRTDSGCYATTGLKVKHLLSGQERTVWHLQYTDWPEQGCPEYVVGFLSYLEEIQSVRRHTNSMLDTSKSLNPPVVVHCSAGVGRTGVVILTELMISCLEHNEPMEVPHMLSELRHQRMLMVQTISQYKFVYQVLIQFLKNSRLI
- the LOC118099686 gene encoding tyrosine-protein phosphatase non-receptor type 14 isoform X1; this encodes MPFRLKPWRTRRYNVLSKNYFVTRIRLLDSNVIECTLSVESTGQECLEAVAQRLELRETHFFGLWFQGKTQTPAQRWVELEKPLKKQLDKFGNEPLLFFGVMFYVPNVSRLEQEATRYQYYLQVKKELLDGRLHCTVEQGIRLAGLAVQADFGDFTQFMSQDFLREYVLFPVNWPNGDEVLEEWTQKVAEEHKSHCRMQAAQAELLYIKEVEKLDGFGQESFAAKDNYTNDIFIGVSFIGVFVKHRNGRSIMLHKWKDIGTIAHNKSAITVEITSKDDTIIFHMEDMEMAKYISRLFTARHKFYKQNKICAEPTHSPAPIRRRPTWTHRLSLSRPQSCNFQSMHSQYGEHYQDPQSSQDSIFHDEPYYKSETSLDRCPSDYPFRNGTVPNGSMYSSPSLSSLNHSQTFVPPSPISSNLSIPGSELMRPDYIPSHRHSAIIAPSYRPTPEYDAVMRQKRRMLPAHHDLHSQSLRSLNISNACAYRQPEALVYSQPEMRERGPYHGLGPSPGPYTPQISYSKPVSHGPHQGGPANSQGPCHSPCVNGGGGGGVGTSISHTVSTPELANTKQQGTNAGSYAATANMLRNHMSRPPPPYPSSSFRPATSTPDLASHRHRCIGGSSPELVTRMVQLSVKTFQPDSSAVVHQSLQEVSEPLTAAAKHRSTLGKRHSMEVISSMRGGGMEGLVMKGMNAPLHRRNTLREHVMPPQPQSMPQPQTPQQQPQPQPPPPQTKEVPKQIPAQKAHEAAVAPPAAVAYQHQKTLSNATMLIHSSESEEEEEEEEERPELDVQIPGLNEDISISAQLQAALAKLPNKPPPEYPGPPRPPSNAQIRNHSHNHTHHHNQGPQSNQGAMDPNHAQGRAFKPGPSQGGGGGGPGGGCVAGAGGTLTRGDQGGVNGGVLGPSISEPDLTSVKERVRKEPVKERPVSEMFSLEDSIVEREIAQRTLERQKMSVDSMKRPLMMAALNGLYVARMPATKSSLEDGTKASTDERCKTLELKLEEERVFTEYEQVPKKRANCALATATLPENTERNRFRDVVPYEENRVELVPNKENNTGYINASHIKVMIRGEEWHYIATQGPLANTCADFWQMVWEQGVNVIAMVTAEEEGGRSKSHRYWPKLGSKHNSATHGKFKVTTKFRTDSGCYATTGLKVKHLLSGQERTVWHLQYTDWPEQGCPEYVVGFLSYLEEIQSVRRHTNSMLDTSKSLNPPVVVHCSAGVGRTGVVILTELMISCLEHNEVRVQRGVTVRVAEFKTQPMEVPHMLSELRHQRMLMVQTISQYKFVYQVLIQFLKNSRLI